The stretch of DNA TACTTCTCTACCATCTGTGAAAACTCCTATGTATACTGTTCCAAATCCACCTTTTCCTATGATTCTGTTCTCTGAGAAATTGTTTGTTGCTTTCAAAATGTCTGCATAGGTGAAAGCTATTTTGTTTAAACGAATGACTTTAACCGAATCAGATAAACATTGCGAGGATCCTATTCCTGAGCTACTTGAATCATTGATATGTTTTATATGATCCCTCAAGAGATATTGATCTGATGGACTTTTAACTAATGCACAAACTATTATTGTTAGAAGACCACATATAATGAAAACAAGTGTTATGGCTAGAAAAACCAAAAACACAGACAAATTTGTAGGCTTTTTATGGTGTTTGTGGGGAGAGGTCATGTTTTCATTGTTTCTGGTGCTACTATTATCAATGAACTTTGGAAGAATCAAAAGAGGGTCACCTAAATATGAGTCTTTATCAAAAGTACCAAATTGGCCACTTGATGAGACTGAACCATATATGAAGGGATTGTAGGAGATGTTGAACTTGTTAAGCTCAGACACTTTGTTCAAACTTGTTGGAAAATTCCCAGAAAAATTGTTGCAAGACAAATCAAGATTTTGTAAGCATTTCAAGTTTCCAATTTCCATAGGAATTTCACCTGAAAAGTTGTTTCTAGTCATGTTCAAGACCATAAGGGGAAGGTTTCCCAACTCTGGTGGGAATTTACCAGAGAAACTGTTGAATCCCAACTGCAACATACTGAAATTCACCATTGTTCCAATCTCTGAAGGGATTTCACCACTTAGCTTGTTTCCACTTAACTGAACATAACCAGATATCATAGATACCCTAAGGGTGGAACCAGGTGTGCAAAATGGAAAAATTCCATACCCTTTAAGCAATTTATTCCAAAGCCCTCTACAATTTTTTCTTGTTAAGATATCGTACACAAAACTGAACGGAGGGTAATCTGCAGGTATCCATTTCTTCATTGCTAAACATTCACCAGAACCAGCAACAATTACATCGTCTCGCCTATTTAATTCAAATGTTGTCATTGCATTCCTTCCAATTTTGGCAAGTTCCCGAGGAAACTTTCCGGAGAGGTTATTGTTAGCGAGGTTTAGCCATAACAAACTAGTACAGTTCCCTATCTCTGGAGGGATTGATCCGGTTAATGAATTGTCTGCCAGCATCAACCACAAGAGTGAACTCAAGTTTCCGAGGCTAGGAGGTATTGATCCACTCAACTTGTTGAAAGAAAGGTCAAGTGCTTGCAAGTTATGCATATTTCCAAATTCTGATGGAATAGATCCATTGAACTGGTTATATGATAACATTAGAAGTTTTAGACTTTGCATACGAGAGATTTCAACAGGTAATGGACCTGAAAAGTTGTTGAAGCTTAGGTCTATCCGCGTAATATTCGGCAATGTAAAAATTCCAGATGATCTTAACCCTCCAGTGTAAGAATTGGAGTGCAATAGAAGAAATCTCACCTGTTGAAATCTCCCAAATATCTTTTGTATGTCACCACCAAATTTGTTTCTGCTCAAATCCAAGAAAACCAAATTAGTCAAATTCAAAAGAGTCTCAGGAATATCTCTTGAAAAGTTGTTTCCTCCCAAGTACAATCCTTTAAGCCTTGAAATAGACCCCATTTCAATAGGGATAACACCGGTAAAATTGTTGCTTGAAAGATTCAACATGGTTAGATTCTTGCAGTTAGCAACTTCCTTTGGTGCCTCACCAACAAATCCATTTTGAGAAAGATCCAATTCCACAAGCTCACAATTCAATGGAAAAGCTTCATATGAAATGTTTCCATTGAGTTGATTCTCAGCAACAGAAAACTGTGTAAGCCTTGCAAATCCATTCCATATACCTCCACTCAACTTGTTAGTGCTCAAATCCAAATACTTCAAATTTGAACATTGATCAAAACTATCACCAATCTCACCAGTTAAGTTATTACCTGAGATATTCAAAGTAACCAAATTTCTACACATGGAAGGGAAATTCAACAAACCAATTTCTCCATGAAATCTATTCAAGGACAAATCAAGCATCTGCAAGGTTGTTAATCCAGTCACATTCAATTCTCCATCAAGAATATTATGAGAGAGATTGAGATGCAATAGCTTATGACAGTTCCTCAAGTCATCCGGAATATATCCGAACAGCGTATTCTGCGAGAGATCGAGGTGTGTTAGCTCGGTGAGTTGAGAGAAGCTTTGAAATACCTCTCCTGTGATGTCACTGTTAGAGAGATCTATGCCAATTACTCTTTCTTCTTTGCTACACAAGATTCCTTGCCATTGACATGGATTGGAATTTGAAGAATTAGTGTTCCAATATATGTActttccttggtctgcaagagTTTTGTTGTCTAGGTAGTTTTTCAACTTCAACAGAATTTGTTTGTCTTTGTCCAAAGGATCTCCAACAACTAAACTACCTATGAAAACATGTACACAAGACACAACAATTATTGCCTCAAACATCATGGtactaatacttttttttaataaaaaaaactcggTATCCGACTCAAGAACCGACTATAAAAGAATCACAACAACCTCAAAATCCATGCAGTAAATAAAAGAGCagtaaaaaagagagaaaattgaGAAAGCAAGTAAGTACCTGAAAGAAGGATGAAGAAAATTGAGAGTAAAAATAGGAAGCAAGAAGAATGTGTTTCCTGCAAGTCTGACATTTATGTTAATGTTACTGTTGTTGGTTGGTTGTTCCTGGattgtgtttttgtttattgagaaaaacaCATGCAAGTTGttagaatataaaataagaATTGTGAATAGAAGAAGAACATGAGGAAGTTGAATACATTGGGATATGAGCAGACAAAATGGAACATGGAATTGTAATAACAAGATGCTTACTACTTTTCACCTTgcttgaaaaataaaataaataaaatgtgttgagaaaaataaatataagtatttattataataataacaaatgaATGATGGTTAATTCATAGTTGAGAAATGTGaaatgagttgcaattttatactTTTGGGTCAGAGTCATATATGAatgataatattattattagtattattagaagaagaaacaaagaaGCTCACATTTGTTGACTGCTTCGGTAGTGCCTCGCACGGGTTTCAGTTTTGACGGACGGTGAGCATACTGTATGTAACACGGACACGGCTTGTCAATACTAGTCATTTTTTCGCGCGCAACTGCGACTACTAATTTTTCATAATCTTGTGAAGTTggtaacaaatttttttctttaagatttTAAAGCTGTTGTATATACAAGTCAAAAAACGAACTCAAAAGTTTGATTAAGTTAAAAAGGACCTGTCTCGTCTGAGACTCTTGGGtgtactatatattttttttttcaccatcagtattTGGTTAATTGGACCATCTAATCTAGTTTGGGAGTCGGTTTTGACATCAAATTATTTCAACCTCttccgatcacagttgcggagAATCGAACGATCACAATTACGGAGAATCAAACTGTGATCCTCTCAACCAAGTTCAACGCCACTTACCACTAAAATAAGGTAGGTGTCAATTACTGTACTAATTTGTTACTACTAATACTTTTCAAAAAGGTGCCATCAGATTCACATGGTTAATTAATTTTGGACTAGGTGAAAATGACGCCGCCGTTTTCTCtgttaaacaataaaacatacTTTAATGTGAATTTCCTAGTTTTAGATTACAACATCCAATAAATAAAATGGTGATTTTCAAATAATCACTTTTTAAGAGATTGTtcaagatcaaatttttttgaagtTGAATTGTTGAACAAAGACCATTCTTTATGAATAGTTAGTGCCTTGATGATGGAAACCGACAACAAACTTGCCGGCCTTCGTCATTGCTTTTGcaacaattttattatatatatgctgCTATGGAGTCAACATCAAGACTATATGTATCTAAtctaattatataaataataataataaatagagaTTTAAATATGCAAATCATCCATGTAAATATCATTAGAGacatttagaaaattttattccGTAAACTATTATCgataaatatatgtttgatatATGAGTCCAATTCATGTGAAAGTTTTTAAAGTATCATGAAGATGATTCATCAGATTATTCATTTGCATTTGGATTTGCATAAATTGGTGGGGCTGAAtcaaatataacattttgaaaaatttatatgaagTCACCATCATTGTCGttatcatcttcatcttcttgttcttgATCTCCTACACAAGATCTAACCATTTTTAGATTCAAATTATGATATATTTGTGGTTAAATTAATGGCAAGAAGATAATTATTCACTTTATAAAGTGAAAGATAATGACTACAATACATAAGTATCATTAGCatccttattttatatatttgaacaTTGACATGATACATGTTTGAATGCATGCAAATTGAATGTCAAGAGGGTAGAAAATTATTCCATAAATTCAACGTAAGTGTTTTGACCTATTTAATTTATGAGTATACAGCTAATTTCATAAGTGTTAAATTTCCTTCGGCTATTATAGCATAATTTTGATAACCAAGTCATtagactcaagtggttaatgaccTTCATTAAAAAGGACAGATTTTGAGAGAACTCGGGTTCGATTCCTGGGTGGAATAATTTCTTGGCCatactttacttacctcacggccgaactctggactactagagACCCTTTCTCCTaagaaccagagggttataaaccaaaaaatatcCAAATCgttatttttatgttaaataCAATGTCAAGAAATTTGtctatatgaagaaaaaaaattaagctagGAAATCTCAATACTCTAAAATTGTTTAAGTATTGTGTTAGATTTGTATCCAACACGGATACATGTCTGATACTTTTTGATATGTATCGAAAAAGTATccaacaattaaattttatttttttaataaaaaaatatcatatacatTTGCGTTATTTTCCAATATCTATCGAAGAAGTATTCaatgattaaattttatatttttaatataaaaatacctgtgtaaaaaaaaatacaaaaaataccAAACACGTTTTTGATACCAAACAAATGCTTTAACTTTCACTAATCATTGCTTAGCTTAAAAATTAGGACTAAGACCAACATtcgttttttaattaattagccATGATTGGCCTAAAGTTGTGTTTTATGTCAATAGTGATTTTTGagcaaaattaaattaaggtGTGTGGTAttttgggaaattttttttttctaacccaacatttatctctttacccctacaaacaattcaatattcctattttacccttttattatttgacTTCACCCCTACATTTATTTAAAGTCACAAATCAGATAACTTAAAACTTACATCCAATTTTCCGATAAACAATAGAATCTGGATCAAATCATATATGAATGAAGAATTATTATTAAACACATTATTAGTCTTCCACTGAATAAACCATATATCAAAGCAAAAGTGGATTATGAATGAGGTTAGTTTTTGAACAATATAAAgtctttcaataaaaaaatcataaataattaagtaataaaatcaaaaataaaaaaacatgttcTGTAAACATGCATCTTAGCCgataaaattatttgttgttgGATACCTCCGCATCCATGTAATATTCAtcgtatcaaaattaaaaagaataaataaacaTAAGCACAAAATCATAAATTGTTGAAAGATGAGAGATacaaagattttatttttttgatatgaAGATTTTTTTAGGAGATCTTTTTTAATTccttctttttaaattttttttgagaagattttttaaatctttttttgaaaagatttttttttaataagctcTCTAGTCTCTATATATAGTATAATAGAGATAGATAGAGATGTacgcaacaaaaaaaaaacctctccCAACTCTGCGACGCCGTTTCCCTCAGCCCTGTTTCTGACCTAACCTCTCCCAACTCGGTTTTTCTTTTCGGAATGGAGAACGATGATGAATTCTACCGTCGAAAGCCAAGAGAGAAACGAAGAGAGTATGAAGATGATGACGAGTATTCAGGTAGAAAGCGAAGAAAATACAGTGATTTATCGAAGAAACAGGACTTCATAATTTTCGTTCCTGCTCTAAATTCGATGAATGTTGATgataatttgaaagaaaaagataagaatTTTGGTTGCGATAAATCTGATGAGAATGATaattgtgatgatgatgattttttgCCTACTGAGTTTGGGAAGAAGATTAAGGAGGGAGCAATGAGGAGGGAGAAGGAGAGATTGGAGGCGCAGAAGCAGAAGGCTGCTGGTCTAGGTCAGGGGGTATCTCTGGATTTTGGGGCTTTTGAGAATCATACAAAAGCAATTGGAAGTAAGCTGCTGGCGAAGATGGGTTATAAATTTGGTGGTGGTCTTGGGACGAATCAGCAGGGTATATTGAATCCTATTGAGTCTATGAAACCTGATATTTTGAATGGATCTGATGAATCGAAGAAGACTACAACGCCGTTGCCTACTTTGCAGACGGAAAAGAAGAATGCACCGGTAGGAGATGTGCAGCCTACAGATGCAAGTTTGTGGTTAAAGcagtggaagaagaagaagaagaaaaaagaagaagagtaTGTAACTGCTGAAGATTTGTTGGCAAGCAAACAAGAAGAAGATTCAGAGGTTGTTCAGAAAATTTATGATATGCGGGGCCCACAGGTACGCGTGTATACAAATTTGTCTGATTTGAATGCTGAGGAGAAAGCAAAGGAAGAGTTTGTCCCAATGCCTGAGCTTCAGCATAACGTAGCACTATTAGTTCGGTTGGCTGAGGCTGACATCCAAAAGATAGATAGTGATTTGAGGAAAGAGAGGGATATAGCACTTAgcttgaaaaaagaaaaagagaactTGGAAGCTGAGGCATCATTTCAAAAGAATCAGCTGGAtaattatgagaaaataatgaatgtgCTGGACCGAGTTGGAGAAGAGAACACCATAGGAACATTAACACTGGACTCCCTTGCTCAATGCTCTAGTGACATGCACAAAAGATATCCTGAGGACTATAAGTTGTGTAACTTGTCATGCATTGCTTGTTCATATGCTCTACCTTTGTTTATCAGAGTGTTCCAAGGATGGGATCCTCTTCGAAATCCTTCTCATGGTTTGAAGTTGGTATCACAGTGGAAGGAATTGCTTCAAGGTGATGATTGTTTTGATATTTGGAACACGTCGTCACCTTATACTCACTTGGTTTCAGAGGTTGTATTACCAGCTGTTAGAATATCTGGTATCAATACCTGGCATGCAAGGGATCCTGAGCCGATGCTAAGGTTTTTGGAGTCATGGGAAAAATTACTTCCTTCTTCAGTTCTTGCTACTATATTAGACACCATAGTCATGCCAAAACTATCAAGTGCAGTTGGTACTTGGGAACCACATCATGAGACCATTCCTATCCACACATGGGTGCATCCATGGCTACCCATGCTAGGGCACAAATTGGAGGGTATCTACCAGACGATTCGTTTCAAATTGAGTACTGTTCTTGATGCGTGGCATCCGAGTGATGGTTCTGCATATGCCATATTGTCCCCTTGGAAGACTGTATTTGATTCTGATAGTTGGCAACAACTTATGCACCGTTATATTGTACCAAAGCTGAAGGCTGTATTTGTATCGGATGACTTTCAAGTGAACCCGGCAAGTCAGAAACTTGATCAGTTTTATTGGGTAATGAACTGGGCTTCAGTTATCCCAGTTCATCTGATGGTTGACACGATGGATATCTTCTTTACCAAGTGGCTTACAGTTTTGTATCGTTGGTTGTGCTCAAATCCTAACTTTAATGAAGTTTTGAGATGGTTTTTGGGCTGGAAAGAACTTATTCCAAAAGAACTTTTGGCAAATGAACTTATTCGATGCAAGCTCAATTGCGGTCTTGTTATGATGAACCAGGCTGCTGAAGGCATGGAGGTTGTGCAACCTGGTTTGAAGGAGAAGATAAGCTATTATACCAGGGTAAGTGAGCAGAGGAAatttgagactcatcaaaaagcaGAAGCCTATATCAGTGCAGATGGTGCGAATGAAATGAGCATGAAAGAAATCATTGAAGCCTATGCTCGGGATCATGGTTTACTGTTCAAACTTAAACCTGGTAGAATGCATAATGGCCATCAAATATATGGGTTTGGCAATGTCAGCATAATAATTGATTCTCTAAATCAAAAGGTCTATGCCCAAAATGAGGAGAGATGGTCTTTAGAAACTCTTGGGCGATTGCTAGAGTTACATAATAGATCTCTTAGTAAAAGACGCTGAATTCTGTGTTGGTTATGTGAAGTAACATCTCAATTCTCAGGTACTCTATTTCTTTAGAGTTTTTTTTGT from Trifolium pratense cultivar HEN17-A07 linkage group LG5, ARS_RC_1.1, whole genome shotgun sequence encodes:
- the LOC123884442 gene encoding probable LRR receptor-like serine/threonine-protein kinase At1g74360, encoding MSDLQETHSSCFLFLLSIFFILLSGSLVVGDPLDKDKQILLKLKNYLDNKTLADQGKYIYWNTNSSNSNPCQWQGILCSKEERVIGIDLSNSDITGEVFQSFSQLTELTHLDLSQNTLFGYIPDDLRNCHKLLHLNLSHNILDGELNVTGLTTLQMLDLSLNRFHGEIGLLNFPSMCRNLVTLNISGNNLTGEIGDSFDQCSNLKYLDLSTNKLSGGIWNGFARLTQFSVAENQLNGNISYEAFPLNCELVELDLSQNGFVGEAPKEVANCKNLTMLNLSSNNFTGVIPIEMGSISRLKGLYLGGNNFSRDIPETLLNLTNLVFLDLSRNKFGGDIQKIFGRFQQVRFLLLHSNSYTGGLRSSGIFTLPNITRIDLSFNNFSGPLPVEISRMQSLKLLMLSYNQFNGSIPSEFGNMHNLQALDLSFNKLSGSIPPSLGNLSSLLWLMLADNSLTGSIPPEIGNCTSLLWLNLANNNLSGKFPRELAKIGRNAMTTFELNRRDDVIVAGSGECLAMKKWIPADYPPFSFVYDILTRKNCRGLWNKLLKGYGIFPFCTPGSTLRVSMISGYVQLSGNKLSGEIPSEIGTMVNFSMLQLGFNSFSGKFPPELGNLPLMVLNMTRNNFSGEIPMEIGNLKCLQNLDLSCNNFSGNFPTSLNKVSELNKFNISYNPFIYGSVSSSGQFGTFDKDSYLGDPLLILPKFIDNSSTRNNENMTSPHKHHKKPTNLSVFLVFLAITLVFIICGLLTIIVCALVKSPSDQYLLRDHIKHINDSSSSGIGSSQCLSDSVKVIRLNKIAFTYADILKATNNFSENRIIGKGGFGTVYIGVFTDGREVAVKKLLSEGLEGEKEFQAEMEVLSGHGFGWPHPNLVTLYGWCLNNSEKILVYEYIEGGSLEDLITDTTRLTWKKRLQVAIDVARALVYLHHECNPSIVHRDVKASNVMLDKEGKAKVTDFGLARIVNVGDSHVSTMVAGTVGYVAPEYGQTMKATTKGDVYSYGVLVMELATGRKAVDGGEECLLEWTRRVVGRKQQHQQHHVLSHLGSRLVGGAEEMGELLCIGLKCTNEAPNARPNMKQVLAMLILISKSNVGDSSDHGHIV
- the LOC123884180 gene encoding septin and tuftelin-interacting protein 1 homolog 1-like, giving the protein MENDDEFYRRKPREKRREYEDDDEYSGRKRRKYSDLSKKQDFIIFVPALNSMNVDDNLKEKDKNFGCDKSDENDNCDDDDFLPTEFGKKIKEGAMRREKERLEAQKQKAAGLGQGVSLDFGAFENHTKAIGSKLLAKMGYKFGGGLGTNQQGILNPIESMKPDILNGSDESKKTTTPLPTLQTEKKNAPVGDVQPTDASLWLKQWKKKKKKKEEEYVTAEDLLASKQEEDSEVVQKIYDMRGPQVRVYTNLSDLNAEEKAKEEFVPMPELQHNVALLVRLAEADIQKIDSDLRKERDIALSLKKEKENLEAEASFQKNQLDNYEKIMNVLDRVGEENTIGTLTLDSLAQCSSDMHKRYPEDYKLCNLSCIACSYALPLFIRVFQGWDPLRNPSHGLKLVSQWKELLQGDDCFDIWNTSSPYTHLVSEVVLPAVRISGINTWHARDPEPMLRFLESWEKLLPSSVLATILDTIVMPKLSSAVGTWEPHHETIPIHTWVHPWLPMLGHKLEGIYQTIRFKLSTVLDAWHPSDGSAYAILSPWKTVFDSDSWQQLMHRYIVPKLKAVFVSDDFQVNPASQKLDQFYWVMNWASVIPVHLMVDTMDIFFTKWLTVLYRWLCSNPNFNEVLRWFLGWKELIPKELLANELIRCKLNCGLVMMNQAAEGMEVVQPGLKEKISYYTRVSEQRKFETHQKAEAYISADGANEMSMKEIIEAYARDHGLLFKLKPGRMHNGHQIYGFGNVSIIIDSLNQKVYAQNEERWSLETLGRLLELHNRSLSKRR